A DNA window from Castanea sativa cultivar Marrone di Chiusa Pesio chromosome 7, ASM4071231v1 contains the following coding sequences:
- the LOC142644457 gene encoding protein neprosin-like, with protein sequence MRSLSEEDDIELERKVQRLNKTPKKSIQLENGRTIDCIDINKQPTLDHPSLKNHIVQRKPTSYAGEINKSSVKASPSPLALTRKSCPHGTVPIQRTTKDDLLKDRKITNAFIKAHSNIGSTDPLKHVNAGTPHLNRHVIVHAVQAEYHGISGINSIYNINVTGDKYTFNAMSPQSSTVIPTMYHLFVLWGSEVKRLNKSRGCYNTLCEGFVQVDSRISPGYTITPASVYNGDPLVEVKIKLYEDPDNGNWWIVFGKDNIAVGYYPKYFVKSMELQQWHGKDIPILDQMELAPR encoded by the exons ctGGAGAATGGGCGAACAATTGACTGCATAGATATCAATAAGCAACCTACACTTGATCACCCTTCACTCAAGAATCACATTGTTCAG AGAAAACCAACATCATATGCTGGGGAGATTAACAAATCATCTGTAAAGGCAAGCCCTTCACCACTAGCGTTAACAAGGAAATCATGCCCTCATGGAACAGTTCCTATACAAAGAACTACAAAGGATGATTTACTAAAGGAcagaaaaattacaaatgcaTTCATCAAAGCCCACAGTAACATTGGTAGTACGGATCCACTCAAGCACGTCAACGCTGGAACGCCGCACTTAAACCGA CATGTCATTGTTCACGCAGTACAAGCTGAATATCATGGTATTTCGGGCATCAATTCCATTTACAACATAAATGTGACAGGAGACAAATATACCTTTAACGCCAT GTCTCCACAGAGTTCAACGGTGATTCCAACCATGTATCATCTATTTGTGCTTTGGGGT TCTGAAGTTAAGAGGTTGAATAAATCGAGAGGATGCTACAACACGTTATGCGAAGGGTTTGTACAAGTGGACTCACGCATTTCTCCAGGATACACTATTACACCGGCGTCTGTCTATAACGGAGACCCACTTGTAGAAGTAAAAATCAAGCTCTACGAA GATCCAGACAATGGGAATTGGTGGATTGTGTTTGGCAAGGATAATATTGCTGTGGGGTATtatccaaaatattttgtcaagTCTATGGAGCTGCAACAATGGCATGGGAAGGATATACCCATTCTGGATCAGATGGAGTTAGCCCCCCGTTAG
- the LOC142605341 gene encoding putative amidase At4g34880: protein MRMEMKNPASLLFPPLISLLIITSNLISTTDGHDFTIEEASIEEIQRAFTENRLTSRQLVDFYLDRIEELNPLLRSVVEVNPDARDQADVADRERGVNGDRSTVAALGELHGIPVLLKDTIASKDKLNTTAGSYALLGSVVARDAGVVEKLRKGGAVILGKASLTEWYSFRSLGHVPNGWCARAGQGVNPYVPSGNPCGSSSGSAISVAANMVAVSLASETHGSILCPADHNSVVGFKPTVGLTSRAGVIPILPRHDTVGTISRTVSDAVYVLDVIAGFDPQDYEATKEAAKFLPVGGYKQFLNPNGLEGKRLGVVRNPFVSSLNKSSVIEEFEQHLKTIRQRGATVVDNLEIANVDVILSSKRSGELTAMLAEFKVSFNDYLKDLISSPVRSLADIIAFNQNNPDLEKTKEYGQATFIASEKTSGIGEKERKAFELMENLSRNGFEKLMMENELDALVTPGTGAIPLLAIGGHPGITVPAGYDSAGMPFGICFGGIKGTEPKLIEIAYAFEQATMIRRPPFSKSFEMNNEVLFGSV from the exons ATGAGAATGGAAATGAAGAATCCAGCTTCGTTGCTCTTTCCACCGCTGATCTCACTGCTGATCATCACCAGCAACTTAATCAGCACAACCGACGGCCACGATTTCACGATCGAAGAGGCGAGCATCGAGGAGATCCAACGGGCATTCACAGAGAACAGACTGACGTCAAGGCAGTTAGTTGACTTTTACTTGGACCGAATCGAGGAGCTGAATCCGCTGCTTCGCAGCGTAGTGGAGGTGAATCCAGACGCGCGGGATCAAGCGGACGTGGCTGATCGCGAGAGGGGAGTGAATGGTGACCGTTCGACGGTGGCGGCGTTGGGGGAGTTGCACGGAATTCCTGTGCTACTGAAGGACACGATAGCAAGCAAGGACAAGTTGAACACGACGGCTGGGTCGTACGCGCTGCTGGGTTCGGTGGTGGCTCGTGACGCGGGTGTGGTGGAGAAGCTGAGAAAAGGTGGGGCTGTCATATTGGGGAAGGCTAGTCTTACTGAGTGGTACTCTTTTCGTTCTTTGGGTCATGTTCCTAATGGTTGGTGTGCTAGGGCTGGTCAAGGCGTG AACCCGTATGTTCCATCAGGGAATCCATGTGGTTCGAGCAGTGGATCAGCCATTTCAGTAGCTGCAAACATGGTGGCAGTGTCACTTGCAAGTGAGACTCATGGCTCCATCCTGTGTCCAGCTGATCATAACTCTGTTGTAGGGTTCAAACCCACTGTTGGGCTAACTAGTCGGGCCGGCGTCATTCCAATATTACCCCGCCATGACACAGTTGG GACAATAAGCAGAACAGTGTCTGATGCGGTTTACGTGCTTGATGTAATTGCGGGTTTTGATCCACAAGATTACGAAGCCACAAAAGAAGCAGCCAAATTTTTACCTGTTGGTGGTTATAAACAATTTCTTAACCCAAATGGGCTGGAAGGAAAGAGATTGGGGGTTGTTAGGAATCCATTTGTGAGCTCCTTAAATAAATCCTCTGTTATTGAAGAGTTTGAACAACATCTGAAGACAATAAg ACAAAGAGGTGCAACAGTAGTGGACAATCTTGAGATAGCAAATGTTGATGTAATACTAAGTTCTAAACGAAGTGGTGAATTGACTGCAATGCTGGCTGAGTTCAAGGTGTCCTTCAATGATTACCTGAAAGACCTCATCTCTTCTCCAGTGAGGTCACTTGCTGACATTATTGCCTTCAACCAAAATAACCCTGATTTG GAGAAGACTAAAGAGTATGGTCAGGCCACTTTTATTGCATCAGAGAAAACAAGTGGGattggagaaaaagaaaggaaggcaTTTGAATTAATGGAAAACCTGTCACGAAATGGATTTGAGAAATTAATGATGGAAAATGAATTGGATGCATTGGTGACACCCGGTACAGGTGCCATTCCTCTGCTGGCAATAGGAGGTCATCCGGGAATTACAGTCCCTGCTGGTTATGACAGTGCCGGAATGCCATTTGGGATCTGTTTCGGTGGCATCAAAGGTACAGAACCAAAGTTGATTGAGATAGCTTATGCTTTTGAACAAGCCACCATGATACGGAGGCCTCCTTTTTCCAAATCATTTGAAATGAATAACGAAGTTCTCTTTGGAAGTGTATAG
- the LOC142642434 gene encoding putative amidase At4g34880 — protein sequence MAASAALSFSIFSSLILILLLTIPSGSCHQINFFIKEVTIHDLQLAFKQNKLTSRQLVEFYLKEICRLNPILKGVIEVNPDALSQADKADYERKAKVPGSQSRLHGIPILLKDNIATKDKLNTTAGSFALLGSVVPRDAGVVSKLRKAGAIILGKASLGEWSHFRTARGPLAWSARGGQGKNPYTLGEPCGSSSGSSISVAANMVAVSLGTETDGSIICPASFNSVVGIKPTVGLTSRAGVIPISPRQDTVGPICRTVSDAVHVLDAIAGIDNNDNATFKASSYIPSGGYGQFLKVDGLRGKRLGIVRNPFFDFGNNTYLNQTFEQHFDTLRQRGAVLVDHLEITNIGMILDYKASGEETALLAEFKISLNAYLKELVSSPVRTMADVIAFNNKNPELEMINEIDQDHFLSAEATKGIGKVEKAALSNLARLSKDGFEKLMTNNKLDALVTPSYYASSVLAIGGFPGVSVPAGYDTTGEPFGICFGGLKGSEPKLIEIAYGFEQAKKIRRPPLFMP from the exons ATGGCTGCCAGTGCAGCACTAAGCTTCTCTATCTTCTCATCCCTGATTCTGATTCTTCTGCTTACAATACCATCTGGTTCATGCCACCAAATAAACTTCTTTATCAAAGAAGTCACCATTCATGATCTCCAACTCGCTTTCAAGCAAAACAAACTCACTTCAAGGCAACTGGTTGAATTCTATCTTAAAGAGATTTGCAGACTCAACCCAATCCTTAAAGGGgtcatagaggtgaacccagatGCGCTATCTCAGGCTGATAAGGCTGACTATGAGCGCAAGGCTAAGGTTCCAGGGTCACAATCTAGGTTGCATGGTATCCCAATTTTGCTCAAGGATAATATTGCAACCAAAGATAAGCTTAACACCACAGCTGGCTCATTTGCATTGCTTGGCTCAGTTGTACCTCGGGATGCAGGCGTGGTGTCCAAGTTGAGGAAAGCCGGGGCCATCATCTTGGGGAAGGCAAGCTTGGGCGAGTGGTCCCATTTTAGGACTGCTAGGGGTCCGCTAGCTTGGAGTGCCAGAGGTGGCCAAGGCAAG AATCCTTATACATTAGGAGAACCTTGCGGTTCAAGTAGTGGATCATCAATATCAGTAGCGGCAAATATGGTGGCAGTATCACTGGGGACTGAAACTGATGGGTCAATTATATGCCCTGCCAGTTTTAACTCAGTAGTTGGCATCAAACCAACGGTCGGTCTCACTAGTCGGGCGGGGGTTATCCCAATATCTCCAAGACAGGACACAGTTGG GCCCATTTGTAGAACAGTTTCAGATGCCGTTCATGTTCTTGATGCCATTGCTGGCATTGACAACAATGACAATGCAACTTTTAAAGCATCAAGTTACATTCCAAGTGGTGGATATGGGCAATTTCTAAAGGTTGATGGGCTTAGAGGGAAGAGATTGGGAATAGTGAGAAATCCTTTCTTCGATTTTGGGAACAATACTTACTTGAATCAAACTTTTGAGCAACATTTTGACACATTAAG GCAAAGAGGTGCAGTTCTGGTAGACCATCTGGAAATAACCAACATTGGGATGATCCTTGATTATAAAGCGAGTGGTGAAGAAACTGCATTGTTGGCAGAGTTCAAAATATCATTAAATGCATACTTGAAAGAGCTAGTATCTTCTCCCGTCCGAACCATGGCTGATGTGATAGccttcaacaacaaaaacccgGAATTG GAAATGATCAATGAAATTGACCAAGATCACTTTCTAAGTGCGGAAGCCACAAAAGGAATTGGAAAAGTTGAGAAGGCGGCATTGTCAAATTTAGCAAGACTGTCAAAAGATGGATTTGAGAAATTGATGACAAATAATAAGCTAGATGCCTTGGTGACTCCTAGTTACTATGCTTCTAGTGTCCTTGCAATTGGTGGTTTCCCAGGAGTAAGTGTTCCAGCAGGATATGACACTACAGGGGAGCCATTTGGAATTTGCTTTGGGGGGCTAAAAGGTTCAGAGCCAAAGCTGATTGAGATTGCATATGGCTTTGAGCAAGCAAAAAAGATCAGGAGGCCTCCTCTATTCATGCCTTGA
- the LOC142642433 gene encoding putative inorganic phosphate transporter 1-3, with translation MAREQLGVLKALDTAKTQWYHFTAILVAGMGFFTDAYDLFCISLVTKLLGRIYYTVPGSLKPGTLPPNVANAVNGVAFCGTLAGQLFFGWLGDKLGRKRVYGITLILMVVCALASGLSFGHSAKGVMATLCFFRFWLGFGIGGDYPLSATIMSEYANKKTRGAFIAAVFAMQGFGNLTGGIVALIVSSAFDHAYKGPAYNIDPAASLPPQADYVWRIILMFGAIPAALTYYWRMKMPETARYTALVAKDAKLAAQDMSKVLQVDLQAESEQVRTDIESPAQETTKNSFGLFSKQFMKHHGRHLVGTTVCWFLLDIAFYSQNLFQKDIFSAIGWIPAAPTMSALKEAFTVARAQTLIVLCGLIPGYWFTVAFIDYLGRRTIQIMGFFFMTVFMFALAIPYHHWTLSENRIGFVVMYSLTFFFANFGPNATTFIIPAEIFPARLRSTCHGISAAAGKAGAIVGAFGFLYAAQSTNPAKTDAGYPTGIGMRNSLIALGCINFFGMLFTFLVPESKGKSLEELTGEIDEEENGQTVELQVSSSTSRTFPV, from the coding sequence ATGGCTAGAGAACAACTAGGAGTTCTTAAGGCACTGGACACTGCCAAGACCCAATGGTACCATTTTACGGCAATTCTGGTTGCTGGAATGGGTTTCTTTACTGATGCATATGATCTTTTTTGCATTTCCCTGGTAACCAAGTTACTTGGCCGCATATACTACACAGTTCCAGGTTCATTAAAGCCTGGAACATTGCCTCCCAACGTAGCAAATGCTGTGAATGGTGTTGCATTTTGTGGCACCTTAGCTGGACAGCTCTTCTTCGGTTGGCTTGGTGACAAGTTAGGCCGCAAAAGGGTGTATGGAATAACCCTTATTCTCATGGTTGTGTGTGCCTTAGCCTCAGGGCTGTCCTTTGGTCACTCAGCAAAGGGTGTCATGGCCACATTGTGTTTCTTCCGATTCTGGCTTGGCTTTGGTATTGGTGGCGATTATCCCCTTTCCGCTACAATCATGTCTGAATACGCAAACAAAAAGACTCGTGGGGCATTCATTGCTGCAGTTTTTGCTATGcaaggatttggaaatttgACTGGTGGGATTGTTGCTTTGATAGTTTCGAGTGCCTTTGATCATGCATACAAGGGTCCTGCATATAATATTGATCCTGCAGCCTCATTGCCACCGCAAGCTGATTACGTCTGGCGGATAATTTTGATGTTTGGAGCTATCCCTGCTGCTCTCACTTACTATTGGCGTATGAAAATGCCCGAGACTGCTCGTTATACTGCCTTGGTTGCCAAGGATGCAAAACTGGCCGCACAAGACATGTCTAAGGTATTACAAGTCGATCTCCAAGCCGAATCTGAACAAGTCAGGACAGATATAGAGAGTCCTGCTCAAGAGACAACCAAGAATTCCTTTGGCTTGTTCTCCAAGCAATTCATGAAACACCATGGGCGTCACTTGGTTGGAACCACTGTTTGTTGGTTCTTGTTGGACATTGCCTTTTATAGCCAAAATCTTTTCCAGAAGGATATCTTTAGCGCAATTGGTTGGATTCCAGCGGCACCAACAATGAGTGCTCTCAAAGAGGCTTTTACAGTTGCAAGAGCTCAAACGCTAATAGTTTTGTGTGGTCTTATTCCTGGGTATTGGTTTACAGTGGCTTTCATTGATTATTTGGGACGGCGCACAATCCAAATTATGGGGTTCTTTTTCATGACTGTCTTTATGTTTGCTCTTGCTATCCCTTACCATCACTGGACTTTAAGTGAAAACCGAATAGGGTTTGTTGTCATGTACTCCCTTACCTTCTTCTTTGCAAATTTTGGACCCAATGCAACCACATTTATTATACCAGCAGAAATATTTCCTGCAAGGCTTAGGTCCACATGTCATGGAATATCAGCAGCAGCTGGAAAGGCTGGTGCAATTGTTGGGGCCTTCGGATTTTTGTATGCTGCACAAAGTACCAACCCGGCCAAAACTGATGCAGGTTACCCAACAGGTATTGGAATGAGGAATTCACTTATTGCGCTTGGGTGCATCAACTTCTTTGGAATGTTGTTTACCTTCTTGGTGCCAGAATCCAAGGGAAAATCGTTGGAGGAATTGACAGGAGAGATTGATGAGGAGGAAAATGGACAGACAGTGGAGCTACAGGTCTCCTCTAGTACTAGTAGGACCTTTCCAGTTTGA